The Lolium rigidum isolate FL_2022 chromosome 2, APGP_CSIRO_Lrig_0.1, whole genome shotgun sequence genomic interval CAACAAGGCTAACATCAGGGGGTCTAGCATGTAAAGGCAACTGACGTAGCGCCTTAGCGCCGGCTAATGACCATTGACAGGCTTCATCTAGGATGGGCTGAACTAAGACGAGATTACTTTTTAGATAATATAGGAAATTGTCATTTCGCACTCTTTGGTTTCTGAATGGTATTTCACAGGGAGTGAGTGCCGTAAATTTCACATGCCAGGGTCAGTACATATCACTCTGTTTTATTTCACATGCCCATTGTCCTTTTCTTTTCGCCTGTTTTATTCTTCCCAAATTTTCCACAAGGTTATTTATTATATTTAGAAAATATGGTATTACATATGCATTGTTGATTGCATCTTTTCTCTTTCGATCTATATCTCAGATGTTCTGAGACTTAGATACTAGGAAAACCTCTTGGATAATTAGGTCTTGAAACTGAATCTAAAAGAAGGTTAATGTCACCTACCTATTAACCAGTTCACATATAGCATATAGTAGTCATTGATGACCCTGTTATTTTTTAGGAAGTTAGATGTGTTAGCTATCACCACCAGTACAATTGGCATGGTGGCTGCAGAATCAAGGGCCATAAGGGAGCCTCGTGTTGTTCAGAAGACAACCAAGGTTGGCATCTTTTTAATTCTTATCGTTGGTGCAAGTAAGGTCAGAAGGATGCTAAAGGAAATCCAAATCCAAGGTCAGTTCAATGACTTCACGTGTCACTCAGTCTTATTGTTTTGAGGAGCTACTACAAATATACCCACCTTGTCTGTTCAGTAGGCAAGCATGTGGAAAGGGCGTCATATGATGTGAACTATGTTATCATGACAAAGAGGGAAGGGCACAACCATGAAGTTCGAGCAGCCAGAAATAGCGGGCATGTGAGCGATGGTTCTGGGAGTGCTCTCAGAGGCCAACTGGAGTCATTCAACTTCCTCTTCAGGAATGGCAGACTACGATCTGCCTTCCCACCTGCAAATGCAGCATGGCCAGCTAACCGATTGATGATTTGGTATATTACGAGTTAGGCCCAGTTTATCACTTTCTTCCAGTTTATGGCCTCTTTGTGATGCCTTTTTCCTTTGCCTGCTATAATTTATGTGTTAATACTCTACTGGTTCATTATACTCCAATCTAGAGGTTTTCCAATACTGCGATGGAGTTCATTTTCAGAATCTTGTTATGTTAAGGAAAAACAATGTAGTTTACACAGTTCAGAAATTCTCAATTTGCATAAAATATATTATGTGTTACTTGCGAAACTAATTTGGGGTACTCGCATTAGAAAATGAATACCCAGCCATTATGTGGGGTTAACGATTGTATGTCTTCAAATAAAAATACGGCTATTATGTGTTCTTATTGTGCTACTCACTTCAAGAAAGTGGATACTCGACTAATATGTGACCAAAACAACTCTAGACAAACTAATGGATCTTTCCGGTGACCGTTTGAGCTTTCGTTGTCCATATTTCTTTTATTGAGCTACACATCATTGAGACTAAAGCATGTGTTTAAGTCACATGGAGTTGACACAAtttatagttattgttatatcagtATAGAAACTCTTTTTTTCTTTGAGGAATCAGTATACAAACTCTTGGCCGACAAGTGTGCTTCCATTAACGGTAATTTATGACAGTCCCAGGTTTTGGTCACTTGAGTAATACAAAGTTACGAAAAACGATCAGACACAACTTAGTATTATTAAATCTATGCTTCATATGAAAACCAAGTCCGGTGTGATTCTCGGTACTATCTTAGGCACAAGATACATCATTAAGTTACCTTACCTTAATCTTTAAAGTGTATATTTTGTTTTCTAAGTGTATTGATggctttcagcgattgctttatcGTTATTTCGAAATACATTTCTTTAAGATTTCCTATTATTTCACTGGATGTATTGTGTTATGATTCTGAATTGACAACATATTAGTTTAGGATTCTGAAATGTTTAATCGGTTTTGTCCTCTAAGTGTTGggtaaaacattttttttttgtctttctaCTCATAATAAGTAAAAAACATTTTTCTTGGATTTAGTGATGTTCTTTTATGCTTCTTTTATGATGCTAGCTCTTTTGGTAAGAACCATAATTTGGTGGGGGAGCTTATACAAAAgcataaaaactaaaaaaaatagtACGAAATACCAAAATAATTTAATTTTAGGCTAATTCTTAATAAGCCAAAACTTATGATTTTAAATTCTGACTtgattctgccatttgcgcgatagcgcaacaggtcatctagtggctataaagaaagaacttcttgggagataacccatgcgtttattttactacagtaattttttatttattttgagtcttggaagttgttactactgtagcaacctctccttatcttagttttattgcattgttgtgccaagtaaagtctttgatagtaaggttcatactagatttggattactcgcgtagaacagcatttcttgtcgtcacgaatttgggcctaattctctcgtaggtaactcggaaaattatgccaatttacgtgagtgatcctcggatatgtacgcaactttcattcaatttgagcattttcatccgagcaagtccggtgcctcaataaaattcgtcgttacggaccgttcgttttgacagattctgccttttatttcacattgcttcttttgctatgttggatggatttgtttgttccattaacttccgaagtagctttgagaaatgtccgaagtgttaagaatgattgtgtcacctctcgaacatgtgagtttttgattatgcactaaccctctaatgagtttgctttgagtttggtgtggaggaagttttcaagggtcaagagaggaggatgatatactatgatcaagaagagtgaaagctctaagcttggggatgcccggtggttcacccccgcatattttaagaagactcaagcgtctaagcttggggatgcccaaggcatccccttcttcatcgacaacattatcgagttcctctagtgaaactatatttttattccatcacatcttatgtgctttgcttggagcgtcggtttgtttttggtttttgtttttgtttgaataaaatggatcctagcattcattgtgtgggagagagacacgctccgctgttgcatatcgacaaatatgtccttaggctttactcataatattcatggcgaaggttgaatcttcttcgttaaattgttacatggttggaatcgggaaatgatacatgtagtaattctaaaatgtcttgaataatttgatacttggcaattgttgtgctcatgtttaagctcttgcatcatatacttttcacctattaatgaagaaatacatagagcttgctaaaatttggtttgcataattggtctctctaaggtctagataatttctagtaaagagtttgaacaacaaggaagacggtgcagagtcttataatgtttacaatatgtcttttatgtgagttttgctgcaccggttcatccttgtgtttgtttcaaataaccttgctagcctaagccttgtatcgagagggaatacttctcgtgcatccaaatctttgagccaaacaccatgccatttgtgtccaccatacctacctactacatggtatttctccgccattacaaagtaaattgcttgagtgctacctttaaataattcaaaatttatcacctctgatttgtgtcaatgttttatagctcatgaggaagtatgtggtgtttatctttcattcttgttgggcaactttcaccaatggactagtggcttcatccgcttatccaataattttgcaaaaagagccggcaatgggattcccagtcccaaattaattaacctaaatagacactcctccatggtatgtgattgttggactggcacccgaaggattcggttagccatggcttgagaaagcaaaggtggggaggagtgtcatcataataaaactaaaataaaaaggcactccttcatggtatgagattgttggcagacacccgaggattcggttagccatggtttgtgaaagaaaggttggaaggagtgccacccaaaaataaaaataattcatgggagccgctctttgaaggtttgtccggcaaggggttagagtgcccactaccattcgttgacaacaacaaacacctctcaaaactttacttttatgctctctttatgttttcaaaaaccaaagctctagcacaaatatagcaatcaatgcttccctctgcgaagggcctttcttttacttttatgttgagtcagttcacctatttctctccacctcaagaagcaaacacttgtgtgaactgtgcattgattctacatccttgcatattgcacttgttatattgctttgcattgacaaactatcattgagatatacatgttacaagttgaaagcaaccgctgaaacttaatcttccattatgttgcttcaatgcctttactatgaatttattgctttatgagttaactcttatgcaagacttattgatgcttgccttgaaagtactattcatgaaaagtctttgctatatgattcatttgtttactcatgtcatttaccattgttttgatcactgcattcattacatatgcttacaatagtatgatcaagtttatgatggcatgtcactccagaaattatctttgttatcgtttacctgctcgggacgagcaggaactaagcttggggatgctgatacgtctctgacgtatcgataatttcttatgttccatgccacattattgatgataactacatgttttatgcatactttatgtcattattatgcgttttctggaactaacctattgacgagatgccgaaaggccagttgctgtttttggtttcagaaatcctagtaaagaaatattttcggaatcggacgaaatcaacaccgaagatcttataattcctggaagcttccagagcaccggagaaagacgagagggggcacgggggccccaccccacagggcggcgcggcccaaagggggggcgcgcccccctagtgtgtgggcaccccgtggcccctccgactccgcctcttcgcctatttagtcgtccctgacctaaaacctcgagcacgttcgacgaaaccagagaaaaccttccagagccgccgccatcgcgaagccaagatctgggggacaggagtctcttgtTCCGCacgcctgccgggacggggaagtgccccggaaggctcctccatagacaccaccgccatcttcatcaacgccgcttgtctcccatgaggagggagtagttctccatcgaggctaaggggctgtaccggtagctatgtggttaatctctctcctatgtgcttcaatacaataatcccatgagctgccttacatgattgagattcatatgatgatgcttgtaatctagatgttattatgctagtcaagtggattttacttatgtgatctccggagactccttgtcccacgtgtgtaaaggtgacagtagtgtgcaccgtgtgggtctcttaggctatatttcacggaatacttattcactgttatgaatggcatagtgaagtgcttatttatatccctttatgattgcaatgtgttttgtatcacaatttatctgtgtgctactctagtgatgttattaaagtagtttattcctcctgcacggtgtaatggtgacagtgtgtgcatcgtgtagtatttggcgtaggctatgatcataatatcttgtaggttatggagttaattattgctatgatagtattgatgtgatctatttctcctttcgtagtgtgaaggtgacagtgtgcatgctatgttagtacttggtttggttatgttgatctatcatgcactctaaggttatttaaacatgaatatcgaatattgtggagcttgttaactccggcattgagggttcgtgtaatcctacacagttagtggtgttcatcatccaacaagagagtgtagagtctagcatctatttatttattctgttatgtgatcaaagttgagagtgtccactagtgaaagtatgatccctaggccttgttcctaaatatcgctatcgctcgcttgtttacttgttttatcgcatctatacttcccgcaatattaccaccatcaaccacacgccgatcatgggcaaagcacttttctcggtgccgttgctactgcttatatttattcataccatctcgtatttcactatctcttcgccgaactagtgcacctattaggtgtgttggggacacaagagacttcttgctttgtggttgcggggttgcatgagagggatatctttgacctcttcctccctgagttcgataaaccttgggtgatccacttaagggaaacttgctgttgttctacaaacctctgctcttggaggcccaacactgtctacaagaatagaagcacccgtagacatcaggggcccacaccatagggcggcgcggggggccccactaccGCGCCGACATGTagggagggagcccctggctcccccgacgctgccccttcgcctatttattctttcgtctccgaaaaccatagcaccgagagccaaaatacgataacagttccagagatgccgccgccgtcaacctcatctcggggggttcagaagatctcctccgacaccctgccggagaggggaatcatcaccggagggctctacatcaccatgcccgcctccggactgatgcgtgaatagttcatccttggactatgggtccatagcagtagctagatggttgtcttctcctattgtgccatcatgtttagatcttgtgagctgcctatcatgatcaagatcatctatttgtaatgctacatgttgtgtttgttgggatccgatgaatatgaaatgcccatttgacataggcatcccaaatgggcctgccaaagatagtacccggggtttatcgaaggcccactacccgaagaataagaaggttcgggagcccaagatgtgttaaggaaagtagaattgtaataggaagtgttgtttgtaaatccggcgggatgagttagaaaccgtcccggactcgtaacttgtacaaaacgaaaccctcggctccacctcttatataaagggggagtcgagggacgaggagatcatcgaatcattgtctgcaaaccctagttttcataatcgtcgagtacttttcggctgaaaccttcgagatctacttgccctctacttctaactaaaccctagcctacaatccataggcattgataagttaatcccttgtcaattggcgccgtctcgtggggattagaggcgtaaggatccgatctcgatggcacgttcaagatcttcgacatcatcaaccggaagcaacactatggatcgaggtaaacagatcgccgctggtcttgttgattttgttcctcacccaccctcccgtttggatgcatatgcgtatccggcggagcccttggagatgacgttcggaaggttccactttcgcgtcgagaaggaaggatcgtatcgtgtcgaaattccgatttcgtcgggatcgtcggcggtcgattctgatttttcaagctatgcatcgtcaaccgagtcgaagaagaaacttcggcaacacgttacatcAGCAtcggaacaagagagaaactcgccaagatcttcgatgacacatcgtttgagtcatctcagcggactcatatatagcgatggctcaagcgatgtcgacagctacgacttcatcgacaaatccatcacaatgggcaaggtcttcatcaatctcaacaatgatgtcaccaaacccaacatagatccgagtaccaaatatcatcggatttatgctatcgaaaatcaagaggaaacatcggaggctttcgacgagttgggaaatcctttgtcgatccctcggatctaaggagaggtatgggcactaaatatgtcgggcccacaccacgcgtcgagttcaacttccacaggcagcttgggatagagcggcaaaagccctagatggttcggagccaatgacgacgacagaccacagctcaagaaccgcaagcttatcaatataggctcgcacgaaccgcccgagaaatagaaaaacagacaactgagttgaacaggagaaaggaggcagcttctgcatccaggcaggagaagggcagatctaagtggacaatctagagtttcgggtgatagccacagggaggctcggaacagaggaagatcaaggttacaacacatacccgaagcagaaagagagcacttggttcaaaacctcgacatgtcctttatgtcgatagatacaagaggaaatattatccctaagacaccagaagctgggtatatggcgacacaagcttacatcctcgcatccatgccacccccaggagatccaagggaaacattatacaacatggcgttagcaggggttggagctatggggacagcgttcgtagcaacgcctcccgaaggaacggcaaggcaaaatagtccacgacctgcggcagccaacggcggcagctcccgaaggaccaagtggagcaagagatacaggagcacaagcaagggtcgatagagcgaggcaaagcagaagggatcatcggcagtccccggagcttaatgacgaggatatgtgcggtctaccgtgcttcacgagaagagtccgaaaaactcgagtcccctcaggattcaagttacccgatcacttcaaaaagttcgacggcctcgcaagatccggaggactggctaattgattacctcgagacggtgaagctaactcggaggaactagagcaacagccatgcaaagtattcaggtgcacttaagtggagccgcacgatcttggatcaaaaaacttccgccaggatccatcgacagacctgggaaagtttcgaggacgtattcgtcaagaacttcagtgtccacgtgcaaaaaacctgcgtcgttagaagagctgagggcatgtcgacaaaagccggatgagtcaatgagaaaatatatccaaaggtggaacatcataaaaaactcggcgagaaaatatatccgacgagagagcaatagatgcgtttgtcgcaggaattaggcgtggagattttgtcgaggacttgggaaggaccaatccaaaaacgagtatccgcgttgatggagatagcaaatagatgggcagacggagaagacgctgtccacaataaacgacacaggtcgccagaggaggaccgtggtcgaaattatcaatcgaggcgacgatttcctcggcagcaccgcaactacgacgctccagggcaaatttcggtcgGATTCCGAGCCgacgcaggaggaaacaacagagatgattatcggagaagcaatgagcagcgaagcgataatagggacgactcccgcaacgtacaaaatagtgggccaaggtttccaagaccttttgtgtcccccgaagaaatgctcgaacggaccgtgccagatgcacttcttcctcgacagcaacggaaaaagacagtcagggcacctgcagaaagactgtcgaaattttcaggcaatgttcagatacgcagaaaatgctcacgctcgagcagcacagagaaatcctcgggagcccaggagcgaagttcacctaccgccacctcccgcgattacagacgacaatcggcatcagctcagaatagcggcagcacctccaccaccaccttacgttgatcctaactcaaacggagcagtgtcgatgattcagaagggaaggccgtccaacagaactcaaaaagtaatctcgagacaagtgttcatggcagagaaaatgcctccaccaacaatacattgaggaagatgaacatatccttagcaaacctgaagccaacagacacaaggttccacggcatcacaccagagaaaccaagttacccattgggaaagatcaacctcgacgttcagtttggaacccgagaaaattatagaatcgagaaactggagtttgaagtcgtggattttccatcgcagtaccacgctttgttgggacgaccaagcatatgctagatttatggcagtaccacactatacatacctgttatggagattgcctggacccaagggaccaatcacggtcaaagggagtttcgccttagctgataagtgcgacaaggatttccatcggttatcagaaaccttcgggatgcaagctgaatacttggcgtcgaaaagcatgaccgattacgacgtatcgccgtacgttggaagaccaaataaagaatcaactttcaacacgagaaaaattctaaggaggtgcagattcacccgacggatccaaaaaagacgacatccattgcaaacaacatggatatcgcataggaaagcgcgctcgtcgagttcctccgtgagaaccggaaaatcttcgcatggtgtccagccgacatgccaggagtacccgaggaacttgccgagcaccacctaaatttggatccaacagcgagaccaatcaaacaacatttgcggcgtttttcggaaccaaaccgcaaagctatgctgtcagaaataaattgactacaagaagctggtttcatcaaagagatattcacagaatccacatgggtagcaaatcccgtgatggtgccaaagaaaaacactaaggtccttcgcatgtgcgtcgactttacgtgtctcaacaaacattgtccaaaggatcactttccctcccgaggatcgatcaaattatcgactccacggctggatgcgaacgtctttccttcccggacgcgtattccggttacaaccagatcaggttaaaagaagaagatgaagtaaagaccgcgtttattacaccttatggcgtgttttgttacagaacaatgccctttggtctaaaaacgcgggagcaacatatcaaaggatgatgcaaaagtgcttggcgacacagattgggaaaaacgtgcaagtatacatcgacgacgtcgtcatcacatcaaaagaaggatcaacgctgatagaggacctcaaggaaatgttcgacaacctcaacaagttctcgctcgaagttgaacccgacgaagtgttcctttgataTCCCAgacaggagaactcttggggtttctagtctcagcaagagggattgaagcaaatcccgataaaatacaagctattgtaacaatgagaaagccaacaaagttgaaagagatacaatagcttaaccgggcgagtcgcagctttgagcagattcatcgccaggctaggagaaaaagcgttaccattttacgctttgataaaacaaggagacaaattccaatggaacgaagaagccgacagtagctttcgaagatttgaagcgcaaaatctcgacaccaccaatcttggtggcaccgaaggaaaaggaacccctcctgttatatatcgcagccacgccccaagtggtgagcacggcgttggttgtcgaaagagaagaagaaggaaaactccatggagtacagaggccagtctacttcgtcagtgaagttttatcgccgtcaaaacaaaggtaccctcagtaccagaagctagcatacggagtgttcacaacagcacgaaaattgcgccactatttttcggcacacccgatcatagtggtcaatgaggctcctttgtcaaatataccgaacaatccagaagctacgggtcgtgtctccctttggggaatagaactttccctcgggacatcacgtatgaaaaaagaaaagcaatcaagtcgcaagttccgccggacttcatcgcagagtggatggagctgcaaaacacaggacccctgcactcgtcgagaacctggactatgaattttaacgggtccaaaagagtagaaggagctggagcaggagttatacttatatcacccgaaggcgacaaaccgaagtatatccttcggatgacgttccctaacgcatctaacaacgaagcagaatatgaagccctcatacacgggatgaggatggcgaaagcatgcggtgcaactcgactaaaaatctttggcgactcacaattggtggcccagcaagttatgaaccaatgtgatgcgatcaatgatagcatgatagcatataaggaggtgtacaatgaactcgagaagctattcgatggatgcgaggtaaaccacatcgtagattgagcaacgatgaagccggcgtcctcgcaaacatcgggtcgcagtggtcTCCCGGGccccgccaggagtgttttgggaagaaatatcggagagatctacaaagtcaaAAAAGGTGCAGAGAAAAGAAAAACCTCGACACCctcgcagaaaccacggaggatgaagatgaacaagagcttgtgatgatggtacaggttccttggatgcaagcatatgtatcatacatcctcaggaaagaaatacccgacgatccagcttgaagcaaggcgagtaattcgacggtctaaagccttcacggtggtcaaaggagaactatacaagcgaagtatttcaggtgttctcgcaaaggtgtgtaacacccgaagaaggaagagtaattctgaaggacgtgcacgaaggaatatgcggccaccacgcgagtagtcgagctatcgcggccaaggtttttcggcagGCTTCTACCGGTTGacaaagcaatcgaggacgccaaagaaatagtaaggacttgtgatgcgtgtcaaaggttcgccgcaaaacctcactctccagcagcagaactagcaccaatacctttgtcgtggcccgttgcacaatggggactcgatatggtgggcaagttacacaaatcatggccaggaggaaaggaatacatgctagtagctgtcgacaaattcacaaagtggatag includes:
- the LOC124692172 gene encoding probable WRKY transcription factor 33 isoform X1, with the translated sequence MSWWDMFFYWMPTVTTGCKKNFAVRGLYHKLLNVTFAMGGGCSTVKQFGSTLSSGSTCPSQSVEAAAWKLDVLAITTSTIGMVAAESRAIREPRVVQKTTKVGIFLILIVGASKVRRMLKEIQIQVGKHVERASYDVNYVIMTKREGHNHEVRAARNSGHVSDGSGSALRGQLESFNFLFRNGRLRSAFPPANAAWPANRLMIWYITS
- the LOC124692172 gene encoding probable WRKY transcription factor 2 isoform X3, with the protein product MGGGCSTVKQFGSTLSSGSTCPSQSVEAAAWKLDVLAITTSTIGMVAAESRAIREPRVVQKTTKVGIFLILIVGASKVRRMLKEIQIQVGKHVERASYDVNYVIMTKREGHNHEVRAARNSGHVSDGSGSALRGQLESFNFLFRNGRLRSAFPPANAAWPANRLMIWYITS
- the LOC124692172 gene encoding probable WRKY transcription factor 34 isoform X2, with translation MSWWDMFFYWMPTVTTGCKKNFAVRGLYHKLLNVTFAMGGGCSTVKQFGSTLSSGSTCPSQSVEAAAWKLDVLAITTSTIGMVAAESRAIREPRVVQKTTKVGIFLILIVGASKVRRMLKEIQIQGKHVERASYDVNYVIMTKREGHNHEVRAARNSGHVSDGSGSALRGQLESFNFLFRNGRLRSAFPPANAAWPANRLMIWYITS